The window TCAATAAATTTGAGCCATTATTCTTTTTTATTTGAGTAATCACAAAATCACCCAGGTAAAGCGCTGAAAACAGGGTGCTTAAATAGAGCATAATTAAATAGAATGCTAATAGAATTAACGCGATTGGAATAGTTAAAACCAATGCTGTTAATATTACAATTACGACAGGAATTCCAACTAAGAATAACAATCCCATTCCGAGACTCTTTATTTGCTCAGTTCCGGCATAGGTGACATAATCTCTGCAAAAATTTTTAAAAAAAGACGTAAAAACAACCCCAATCAAAAACATAGAAAAAAAGGACCAATAGAAAAATCCACGAGTAAAAAACAGGCGTTTTTTACGATTTTCGACTTCCAAATCAGCCGGTACATTTTCCGCGTCCTGATCTAAAGGTTTATTTAGTTTCAGGGATGTTCCTTCTTTAGCATCATATCCCGGTCCAAATGATATATGATCGGCTTCCAGTTCCACATAACCTGCAACGGTGCCATCCAAATGGATTCTGCCGCCGCCGCCTTTAATATAACCTCCGATTGAGCCGCCATATAAATTCAATTCACCTGTTCCGACAATCAGGTTGCCATGAATAACCGCACGACTCGAAATGGATACCTGCCCGCAAAAAGCAATTACATCCCCATGCACCTCGCCATCGATATGAATATAGCGGCCAAAGAAAATCACCCCACCACCAACTTTACCGAGAATAAATAAATCTCCTCCACCAACAACAACATCATCAGTAACAACACCTTCAATGGTGATTCTTTGCCCTCCTGCATAAAGATCACCATTTAAATAGCCCAAAATATCGATGTTACGTCCAAAGGCGAAAAGATCTGTATTTACAGTGTCGCCTATTGCTAGCCTTATGTTTTTGACGGCGCGGTAATCCGAAGCCTGTAACAATGGTACCGAAAGCCCAAAAATCATCAATCCAAAAATTAGCTTTTTCATACGCACTTCCTTTCCTGGTTTCGTTTCCATATACAAATATACGCTGCTGTTACAAATGGATAGGCTAAACCTGACCAATGGTTGAATTCGGAGGTTCAGCGGTAATAGCGTTATCTAAATGGTCTGGTGAAGGAATATAAAAAGTGTCTCATCAAGTATTGATTTCATAGTGCCAACAAATTAGGCGTGATCGTTTTATGCAACAAAGGCGGAATCGGAAGTGTTTACCCCGGCGGAAGGATTTATAATTTGATTCATGATTATGCTGAAAAATTATTGTAATTTTGGATTGCATCAACCGTGTTGATGCGTTTTTGAAATAAGCCCAGAAGCTATAATTGGTCGACTTGGTAACCCTTATCCTGCAATAAATTTACCAATCCCTCTTTTCCAACGAGATGTCCTGCCCCCACGATTATCATGGTTTTTTCTTTAGCCTGTAAATATTCTATGATTTGTGGCAGCCAATTCTTATTGCGCTTGTTGATAAATCGTTCCTGGATTTCCGGAAACTCTCCTAGACTTTTCAGTACGGTTGCTTCCATACCTTTTACATCGCCTTTTTTCCACGACTCAACAAGCTGGTCGATTTCTGTTTCGATGACATCAAGTTCATTTAAGGTTTGTAAGACAATTAATTCTTGAAAGTCATCAGACAATTCATCAAACAAGTTGATTTGGTATTCCAGTGTTTCAAAAGCCAGAATCTGCTTTTCAGTTTCCTTCGCTTTATTAAAAAAATATTTATCGATACCATGATTCGGATTGTAGCCCAAGCTTTGTAATTTCACTGCAATGAGTGATAGGCTGAAGAACCATGGTTTAAAGCCATTAAGCGTTGCAATCGGCAATCCAATCTCGTTTGCTTTCTCACCAGCCAGGGTGTAAGTCTCCGCTTTCAGCGATTTTTCCAATGTCATATCGTTACCATAAGAGGCTTTCTGCATGATAAAGCTTTGACTTTTGGGAGTACTGGCGCTATCCAGGTTCATCTCAAAAACCAATATCCGGACATCCTCAAAAGCATTTTCAATGGCTTGCGGTAACGGGTAGTTTTCTGCTTTTAAATAATGGATCGATCCCAACAAAT of the candidate division KSB1 bacterium genome contains:
- a CDS encoding TraB/GumN family protein, whose amino-acid sequence is MTIRNSIKIIRCVLLYFLFLTSSFVIAQEAPGISEKSCLWKVQSETNVIYLLGSIHYLKAENYPLPQAIENAFEDVRILVFEMNLDSASTPKSQSFIMQKASYGNDMTLEKSLKAETYTLAGEKANEIGLPIATLNGFKPWFFSLSLIAVKLQSLGYNPNHGIDKYFFNKAKETEKQILAFETLEYQINLFDELSDDFQELIVLQTLNELDVIETEIDQLVESWKKGDVKGMEATVLKSLGEFPEIQERFINKRNKNWLPQIIEYLQAKEKTMIIVGAGHLVGKEGLVNLLQDKGYQVDQL